In one window of Trichoderma breve strain T069 chromosome 7 map unlocalized scaffold00008, whole genome shotgun sequence DNA:
- a CDS encoding aminotransferase class-V domain-containing protein produces MVESMDATNSPPFGRAFREKYFMFKPGFIHLNQGSYGGYPRPVRDALRSVQDAVQAEPDSFVRYTYPKKLDEIRERVANLVQAASTDEIVLVPNATLALNTVLRNLRYEPGDLIAYVQGTYGAIEKTVDYLVESTPVESVRVPFDPTTDDDDTLVGAFRLVLQEHQGRIRVAIFDTVLSMPGLRIPFERLTEICREFGVLSAIDGAHGIGMIDLDLEKLGADFLTSNCHKWLFVPHTCAILYVASKNQGLMRSSLPTSHGFQPLPEILQKKQYTSPYELPASKNPFVFQFSYTGTIDNGPPLCIPAAMDFRRDICGGEEAIQAYCRDLARDGEKLAVEILQTRTLPMPETKRVAFANVQLPLNISSSSTGENVDSIPLEDVSNVINFILQHLAQDYNTFINLGFISGSLWARFSAQVYLELKDFEYGAKALKELCERVLKREYVKV; encoded by the exons ATGGTTGAGTCAATGGATGCTACCAACTCGCCCCCATTTGGGCGAGCATTTCGGGAGAAATACTTCATGTTCAAACCGGGCTTCATCCACTTGAACCAAG GCTCATACGGCGGATATCCTCGCCCTGTGCGAGATGCTCTGCGCTCTGTCCAGGACGCAGTGCAGGCCGAGCCGGATAGCTTTGTTCGATACACATATCCGAAAAAGCTTGATGAAATTCGTGAACGTGTTGCAAATCTTGTTCAAGCTGCGAGCACGGATGAGATTGTGCTCGTCCCAAACGCAACACTGGCGCTGAATACCGTGCTTCGCAACTTGAGGTATGAACCGGGAGACTTGATTGCCTACGTACAGGGGACTTACGGCGCAATCGAGAAGACTGTGGATTATCTTGTTGAAAGCACACCTGTAGAGAGTGTTCGTGTCCCCTTTGATCCTACTacggatgatgacgatacCCTTGTTGGAGCGTTTCGGTTGGTGTTGCAAGAACACCAAGGCCGCATTCGAGTGGCCATTTTCGATACCGTCCTGAGCATGCCAGGACTCAGGATACCGTTTGAGCGCCTGACAGAAATTTGTCGGGAATTTGGTGTGCTAAGTGCAATTGATGGGGCTCATGGTATCGGCATGATCGATCTTGATCTAGAGAAGTTAGGTGCCGACTTTCTCACATCCAACTGCCACAA GTGGCTCTTTGTACCGCATACATGCGCGATTTTATACGTCGCATCAAAGAACCAGGGGCTTATGCGGTCCTCTCTTCCAACATCTCACGGCTTTCAGCCGCTGCCTGAGATTctgcaaaagaaacaatacACGAGTCCATACGAACTTCCAGCCTCTAAAAACCCATTCGTGTTTCAATTCAGTTACACTGGAACAATTGATAATGGGCCTCCTTTATGCATTCCTGCAGCTATGGATTTTAGAAGGGACATATGTGGGGGTGAAGAAGCCATTCAAGCGTATTGCCGAGACTTGGCCCGAGATGGTGAGAAATTGGCGGTGGAGATACTGCAGACTCGAACATTGCCCATGCCGGAAACGAAAAGGGTTGCCTTTGCTAACGTCCAGCTTCCTCTTAATATTTCTTCATCTAGCACGGGAGAGAATGTGGATTCGATTCCTTTGGAAGACGTTTCAAATGTCATAAACTTCATTCTGCAGCATCTTGCTCAAGATTACAATACGTTTATTAATCTTGGATTTATTTCCGGGTCTTTGTGGGCGAGGTTCTCAGCTCAAGTGTATCTTGAGCTCAAGGACTTTGAGTATGGCGCTAAAGCGCTAAAGGAATTGTGCGAGAGGGTTCTTAAGAGAGAGTATGTAAAAGTATAG
- a CDS encoding endoribonuclease l-PSP domain-containing protein, with product MPSPQPVSTDAAPAPISLFSQAQVYNGLVYCSGNIGIDPKTGKQVEGTVKDRTEQTIRNISATLEAANSSLKRIIKVNVYLTTMDNFGPMNEGYAKFFSAPFPARTCVSVAGLPMGSDVEIECVAALNE from the exons ATGCCTTCCCCGCAACCAGTTTCGACAGACGCCGCTCCTGCGcccatttctctcttctctcaggCTCAAGTCTACAACGGTCTCGTATATTGTTCTGGAAACATTGGCATCGACCCAAAGACAGGCAAACAAGTTGAGGGAACAGTAAAAGATCGCACT GAACAAACTATTCGCAATATCTCCGCCACCTTGGAGGCCGCCAATTCGTCTCTCAAGCGAATCATTAAAGTCAACGTTTACTTGACCACAATGGATAACTTTGGCCCGATGAATGAAGGCTACGCAAAGTTCTTTTCTGCTCCTTTCCCT GCCAGGACTTGTGTCAGCGTCGCAGGCCTGCCCATGGGCTCTGATGTCGAGATCGAGTGCGTCGCGGCATTGAACGAATAG
- a CDS encoding FAD binding domain-containing protein, which yields MSLMGTVLGVLANLTAPTSGVGSFTCQPGHSCWPSLQEWDAFNQTVSGRLKVPVILSSPCFPNSPNFNEEECASVLGSYGDGFFRQSIHGALQNTAWEGCGNENCFPGIVPPQGPTCSLGRLSPVYVDVETPDDIAATFAFSKKHDIRIVIKNTGHDYFGRSASANSLAMRTNNLKNMAFEPEFTAHNCPAANKKNIGIIGAGVNAAQAIGFFSKHGMSVTTGACPTVGIAGGFGLGGGHGPLTPTHGLMVDQAVEFDVVTTDGVFRTINECNEPDLFWAMRGGGGSSFAVLVNYKFQLHPEVRWATWRIEATLSPDSPDITENTVLREILASVSNEQYEWSKNRVTGYDTVSHTFVSFFQILPDSGDALAKLKKATANFHSFMTTHPGIKVTTDLYQVFDNQPEFYAGEAEGIAAGSIVGASILTPSRLITTDDIETPEKIDALVSAFLQGMETARKQLGELAAGVAFFLLKTGAINTPDTEQATSVNPAWRKTLWHVIVIAAWPPGAPKEVSDKIAATARNALDVLKAPLSVQAAYFNEADPAEPNWENVFFGEPYEKLLAIKKKWDPDTVLNCAKCVGYLGEQDPMYSCDSKNPIPSVPYPFGLAESAIIDDGNLIIDIQKEL from the coding sequence ATGTCTCTTATGGGAACTGTTCTCGGCGTACTGGCGAACCTAACTGCCCCAACCTCTGGTGTTGGTTCATTTACTTGCCAGCCAGGCCACTCCTGTTGGCCCAGCCTTCAGGAATGGGATGCATTCAATCAGACAGTGTCAGGACGCCTAAAGGTTCCAGTTATCCTATCCAGTCCTTGTTTCCCCAATTCACCAAACTTtaatgaagaagaatgtgCCAGTGTATTGGGCAGCTACGGAGACGGCTTCTTTCGACAGTCAATACATGGGGCATTGCAGAACACTGCTTGGGAAGGCTGTGGTAACGAAAACTGCTTTCCGGGCATTGTGCCACCTCAGGGGCCTACATGCTCTCTTGGAAGACTATCTCCTGTCTATGTTGACGTCGAGACGCCCGATGACATTGCCGCcacctttgctttttccaaAAAGCATGATATTCGCATTGTAATCAAGAACACTGGACATGACTATTTTGGACGCAGCGCTTCTGCGAACTCTTTGGCCATGCGAACCAACAACTTGAAAAACATGGCCTTCGAACCGGAGTTTACGGCCCACAACTGCCCTGCCGCTAATAAAAAGAAcattggcatcattggcGCTGGCGTTAACGCAGCGCAGGCAattggcttcttcagcaAACATGGCATGTCGGTTACAACTGGAGCCTGCCCTACTGTTGGCATTGCCGGTGGATTTGGTTTGGGTGGCGGTCATGGCCCACTTACACCAACTCACGGTTTGATGGTGGACCAGGCTGTCGAGTTTGACGTTGTTACAACTGACGGCGTCTTCCGAACCATCAACGAGTGCAACGAGCCTGATCTCTTCTGGGCAATGCGTGGTGGCGGTGGTTCCTCGTTCGCTGTTCTTGTTAATTACAAGTTCCAGCTTCATCCAGAAGTAAGATGGGCTACGTGGCGAATCGAAGCAACGCTGAGCCCAGACAGCCCTGATATCACAGAGAATACTGTTCTAAGAGAAATTCTTGCTTCCGTATCGAACGAGCAATATGAGTGGTCCAAGAACCGTGTTACAGGTTATGATACGGTGTCACATACCTTTGTCAGCTTCTTTCAGATTCTGCCCGACTCAGGAGATGCATTGGCAAAACTTAAGAAAGCTACAGCCAACTTCCACTCATTCATGACAACCCATCCGGGAATCAAAGTCACGACAGACCTTTACCAAGTCTTTGACAACCAACCAGAATTTTATGCCGGTGAAGCAGAAGGTATCGCCGCCGGTTCCATAGTTGGCGCTTCAATCTTAACTCCCAGTCGGCTTATCACTACTGACGACATCGAAACTCCTGAAAAGATTGACGCTCTTGTTTCTGCTTTCCTACAGGGCATGGAAACCGCTCGGAAACAGCTTGGAGAACTGGCAGCCGGAGTGGCATTCTTCCTTCTCAAAACAGGAGCAATCAACACTCCCGACACAGAGCAGGCCACTAGCGTCAATCCCGCCTGGAGAAAAACATTATGGCATGTAATCGTCATTGCGGCTTGGCCTCCGGGTGCTCCAAAGGAAGTCAGCGACAAAATTGCTGCCACCGCGCGAAATGCTCTGGATGTGCTCAAAGCACCCCTGAGCGTGCAGGCTGCCTATTTCAATGAAGCCGATCCAGCTGAACCTAATTGGGAGAACGTCTTCTTTGGCGAGCCTTACGAGAAGCTACTTGCTATTAAGAAGAAGTGGGATCCTGATACCGTACTCAACTGTGCGAAGTGTGTTGGGTATCTAGGGGAACAAGATCCGATGTACTCTTGCGATAGCAAGAATCCCATTCCCTCGGTCCCGTACCCATTCGGTCTAGCTGAATCTGCTATCATCGATGATGGCAACCTTATAATTGATATACAAAAAGAACTGTAG
- a CDS encoding glycosyl hydrolase family 30 TIM-barrel domain-containing protein — MRYALIASMLGQAAISVAMPSEPAHSPRAAGAQAYASNQAGNYKLTSIAAPVQGNGSPGPSTWNLSIDDTSSGYKQKIVGFGAAVTDATVTAFNELSASTLSQLLNELMTGAGASFSLMRHTIGASDLSGDPAYTYDDNGGNADPGMTGFNLGDRGTAMATMLAQMKGLNSNLQIFGSPWSAPGWMKLNNAIDGNTNNNNLNDGYLTNNGAQYSAAFAQYFVKYIQAFESHGATINAITLQNEPLNSQAGYPTMYMFSYEQGDLIQNYVAPALKAAGLSTKIWAYDHNTDQPDFPEQVMGIAADDVSAVAWHCYATNLDWTVLTNFHNSYPNTDQYMTECWTPSTGAWNQAASFTMGPLQNWARGVAAWTLGTTAQDGPHLSSGGCGTCTGLVTINNGQYTFQTAYYMMAQFSKFMPVGATVLSGTGSYTYSGSGGVQSVASLNPDGTRTVVIENTFGNDIYIHLSTSSGQEWSGNVPTNSVTTWVLPAV, encoded by the exons ATGCGTTACGCTCTCATCGCCTCCATGCTTGGCCAAGCCGCCATCAGCGTTGCTATGCCTTCGGAGCCCGCTCACAGCCCTCGTGCTGCCGGTGCCCAGGCCTACGCATCCAACCAGGCTGGTAACTACAAGCTCACCTCCATTGCTGCTCCCGTTCAAGGCAATGGAAGCCCTGGCCCATCTACTTGGAACCTGTCCATCGACGACACCAGCAGTGGCTACAAGCAGAAGATCGTCGGTTTCGGTGCTGCCGTGACTGATGCCACCGTCACTGCCTTCAACGAGCTGTCTGCCAGCACCCTCAGCCAGCTGCTCAACGAGCTCATGactggtgctggtgctagCTTCTCTCTCATGCGCCATACCATCGGTGCCTCTGACTTGTCTGGCGACCCAGCCTACACTTATGACGACAACGGCGGCAACGCTGACCCTGGCATGACTGGCTTCAACCTCGGAGACCGTGGTACTGCCATGGCCACCATGCTGGCTCAGATGAAGGGCCTCAACTCCAACCTCCAGATCTTTGGATCTCCCTGGAGTGCTCCTGGATGGATGAAGCTGAACAACGCCATTgacggcaacaccaacaacaacaacctgAACGATGGTTACCTCACCAACAACGGTGCTCAGTACTCGGCTGCTTTTGCCCAGTACTTTGTCAAGTACATCCAGGCATTCGAGTCGCACGGCGCCACCATCAATGCCATTACCCTCCAGAACGAGCCCCTGAACAGCCAGGCTGGCTATCCCACCATGTACATGTTCTCGTACGAGCAGGGAGACCTGATCCAGAACTACGTCGCCCCTGCCTTGAAGGCGGCCGGTCTGAGCACCAAGATCTGGGCTTACGACCACAACACTG ACCAACCTGATTTCCCCGAGCAGGTCATGGGCATCGCCGCAGACGATGTCTCTGCCGTTGCATGGCACTGCTACGCCACTAACCTGGACTGGACTGTCCTGACCAACTTCCACAACTCCTACCCCAACACTGACCAGTACATGACTGAGTGCTGGACCCCCTCCACTGGTGCTTGGAACCAGGCCGCCTCCTTCACCATGGGACCTCTCCAGAACTGGGCCCGTGGTGTTGCTGCATGGACCCTCGGCACCACTGCCCAGGACGGCCCTCACCTGTCCAGCGGTGGCTGCGGCACTTGCACTGGTctcgtcaccatcaacaacggCCAGTACACCTTCCAGACTGCTTACTACATGATGGCCCAGTTCTCCAAGTTCATGCCCGTTGGAGCTACCGTCCTGagcggcaccggcagctACACTTACTCCGGCAGCGGCGGTGTTCAGTCTGTTGCTTCTCTCAACCCCGATGGTACCCGCACGGTCGTCATCGAGAACACCTTCGGCAACGACATTTACATCCACCTGAGCACCTCCAGTGGCCAGGAGTGGAGCGGCAACGTCCCTACCAACTCTGTCACCACCTGGGTCCTCCCCGCTGTTTAA